In Sandaracinaceae bacterium, the genomic window CTCGAGATGGAGCAGGGCTCCATGGACATGGAGCGCGGCACGGTGCACTACGACCACGCCGTGCCGGCCCCCGGGAAGTTCTACATGCCGGTGCAGTGCCAGCAGTGCGAGAACCCGCCGTGCACGCACGTGTGCCCCGTGGAGGCCACCTGGCAGGAGGCCGACGGCATCGTGGTGGTGGATTACAACTGGTGCATCGGCTGCCGCTACTGCGAGGCCGCGTGTCCCTACCACGCGCGTCGCTTCAACTGGACGGCACCCGAGATCCCGGCGGAGGAGATCAACCCCGACCAGGGCCTCTTGTCGAACCGCATCCGCCCGCAGGGCGTGGTGGAGAAGTGCACCTTCTGCCTCCACCGCACACGCGATGGTCGCCTGCCGGCGTGCCTCGAGGCGTGCCCGACCGGCGCCCGCGTCTTCGGGAACATGCTGGACCCCGACTCCGAGATCCGCTGGGTCCTGGACAACAAGCGCGTCTTCGTCCTGAAAGAAGAGCTCGGGACGCGCCCACGCTTCTACTACTTCTTCGACAACTGAGCGTGCCGTGACCCATCAACCCACGAACCCAGACGAGAGCCCCGGCGAGGTCCGCCACGCGGTCAGCTATCCGCGCTTCCTGCTGGACGCGCTGGACGAGGCCACCGAGGGCTCGCGGCTCTTCTACGCGTGGATGTTCGTGCTCACGGCCATCGCGCTGGTGGGCGCCAACGCGTGGGCCAACCAGGTGGTGGAGGGGATGGGCGTCACCAACATGACGGACCACGTGTCGTGGGGCCTCTACATCGCGAACTTCACGTTCGCGGTGGGCCTCGCCGCAGGCGGCGTCATGATGG contains:
- a CDS encoding 4Fe-4S dicluster domain-containing protein, with translation MTDDISRRRMLKAAGATLGAAAFARAVAPLLQAVEATSMEELLTQHYKELSADDKRRLIARLESETEHRYGAVVTIRDIEARAGVQFAYALNLSACIGCRRCADACHQENNHDRRTNQSYIRVLEMEQGSMDMERGTVHYDHAVPAPGKFYMPVQCQQCENPPCTHVCPVEATWQEADGIVVVDYNWCIGCRYCEAACPYHARRFNWTAPEIPAEEINPDQGLLSNRIRPQGVVEKCTFCLHRTRDGRLPACLEACPTGARVFGNMLDPDSEIRWVLDNKRVFVLKEELGTRPRFYYFFDN